A window from Halomicrobium urmianum encodes these proteins:
- the fen gene encoding flap endonuclease-1 has protein sequence MGNSDLRSLAAIEDVAFEDLGGSVVAVDAHNWLYRYLTTTVRFTRDGAYTTADGTEVANLVGVVQGLPKFFEHDLTPVFVFDGSVTDLKAEEVEQRREERKQREEELEAAREEGDDVAVARLDSQTQRLTDTILTTTREVLELLDVPVIDAPAEGEAQAAYMARQDDVDYVGTEDYDALLLGAPLTLRQLTSSGDPELMDFQATLERHDVTWEQLVDAAILMGTDFNEGISGIGPKTAIKLVREHGDLWRALEARGEHVDHGDRIRNLFLDPAVTDDYAFDRDVDPDLDAARAYVTDEWEVAADEVETAFGRIEDSVAQTGLDRWT, from the coding sequence ATGGGAAACTCGGACCTGCGGTCGCTGGCGGCCATCGAGGACGTCGCCTTCGAGGACCTCGGCGGGAGCGTGGTCGCCGTCGACGCGCACAACTGGCTGTACCGCTACCTGACGACGACAGTCCGGTTCACGCGCGACGGCGCCTACACCACCGCCGACGGGACCGAGGTGGCCAACCTCGTCGGCGTCGTCCAGGGCCTTCCGAAGTTCTTCGAGCACGACCTGACGCCCGTCTTCGTCTTCGACGGCTCCGTGACCGACCTGAAGGCGGAGGAGGTCGAGCAGCGCCGCGAAGAGCGGAAGCAGCGCGAGGAGGAGCTCGAGGCCGCGCGGGAGGAGGGAGACGACGTCGCCGTCGCCCGCCTCGACTCCCAGACTCAGCGGCTCACCGACACGATTCTGACGACGACCCGTGAAGTGCTCGAACTGCTCGACGTCCCCGTGATCGACGCGCCCGCGGAGGGAGAGGCGCAGGCCGCGTACATGGCCCGGCAGGACGACGTCGACTACGTGGGGACGGAGGACTACGACGCGCTCCTGCTGGGCGCGCCGCTGACGCTCCGCCAGCTCACCAGCAGCGGCGACCCCGAGCTCATGGACTTCCAGGCGACGCTGGAGCGCCACGACGTCACCTGGGAGCAACTCGTCGACGCCGCGATCCTGATGGGCACCGACTTCAACGAGGGCATCTCGGGCATCGGCCCGAAGACGGCGATCAAGCTCGTCCGCGAGCACGGCGACCTCTGGAGGGCGCTGGAGGCCCGCGGCGAGCACGTCGACCACGGCGACCGCATCAGGAACCTCTTTCTCGACCCCGCAGTCACCGACGACTACGCGTTCGACCGCGACGTCGACCCGGACCTCGACGCGGCCCGGGCGTACGTCACCGACGAGTGGGAGGTCGCTGCCGACGAGGTCGAGACGGCCTTCGGCCGCATCGAGGACTCCGTCGCGCAGACGGGCCTCGACCGGTGGACCTGA
- a CDS encoding GNAT family N-acetyltransferase, whose product MELSLLGWPSDGPTLDLDHREFAYAGKFVMSSTGKAVAREDGEVIGAVAFNEDRTDTDRLWLRYVTVRQDRRGEGIGPELLAFALGRARERGYERVRIAVNNPFAYEACYRAGFGFTGKTTGVAELVLEWPSDRDPERYRAGLDRFRERDLSDAEETFLERTDGVPPGVADAPDADERSEQS is encoded by the coding sequence ATGGAACTGTCCCTGCTCGGGTGGCCCTCGGACGGGCCGACGCTCGACCTCGATCACCGCGAGTTCGCCTACGCGGGAAAGTTCGTCATGTCCTCGACCGGCAAGGCCGTCGCGCGCGAGGACGGCGAGGTGATCGGCGCGGTCGCGTTCAACGAGGACCGCACCGACACCGACCGACTCTGGCTGCGGTACGTGACGGTCCGGCAGGACCGCCGCGGCGAGGGGATCGGACCCGAACTCCTCGCGTTCGCTCTCGGCCGCGCGCGCGAGCGGGGCTACGAACGGGTCCGGATCGCCGTCAACAACCCCTTTGCCTACGAGGCCTGCTACCGCGCCGGCTTCGGCTTCACGGGAAAGACGACGGGCGTCGCCGAACTCGTCCTGGAGTGGCCGAGCGACCGCGACCCCGAGCGATACCGGGCGGGCCTGGACCGGTTCCGCGAGCGGGACCTCTCGGACGCGGAGGAGACGTTCCTGGAGCGGACGGACGGGGTGCCACCCGGCGTCGCTGACGCGCCGGACGCCGACGAACGATCGGAACAGTCGTAG